The Fibrobacter sp. UWR3 DNA window GGGCAAAAGTTCGTACACGGACCTGTGGTCGCGCGGGTGATGGCTGCACTCGAAATCCACCGGCTTGTGGAGCATCACGTACAACTTCTCCACCGTCGGGACCTCTTCCCCATTCACAGTGATGTTTTCGGGGCGTTCCTTGAGTTCCATGAACGGGTCTTCCAGCACGTTGCCATCCAGTTCGACAAGCCCCATGCGCACAAGAGCACGCGCTTCCTTGCGGCTGCCAAAGCCGATGCTCGAAAGTAAACGGTCCAGGGTCAACGCAGGCATCAATCCTCCACGAAAAAGGCACGGACTTTCTGGCGGACAAACCCGAGTTCGGGCAGTTCACCGGTCTTGAGCACGCGGGCACGACGGCGCCAGAAAATCAGGAACACGATACCCGCAAGCAACGCCAACTCAAGCAGGTAAAACAATACGCGGCAAAGGTTCGTGCGGGCAAGGATATTCCCTTGCAAGCGCAGGTCTTTCTCGTTGCACCAGTCCATGCGCAAGTCCCAGTCCTTAAGGAACGGGAACCCCTTGATAATGCCGTTGAGTGCCGCACCATAGCCCATGGTCTTGTAGTCGGCACGGATACCTTCCACAAAGCAGTTCTCGAACTTCATGTTGAACAGGCGGACAAGATCAATCAGCAGGCGCTTCAAGTAACGGAAACCGCGCTCGTCCAGGTCCGGAGTGAGCACGAGAGTCCAGAACTCAAAATCCGTAAGGTCACGCTTCTCGGGCTTCTTCTTTTCTTCTGCGGGCTTCTCGGGTTCAGCAGGCGTCTCGACCTTCGCGGGCTGTTTAACTTCCGCATCAACCTTCGCAGGCTTCGCCGTTTCAACTTTCGCGAGTTCCGCGGGCGATTTATCACCGGCATCAAGCTTCGCGGGCGTCTCATTACCAGCGGACGTCTTGTCACCAGCGGGCGCAGCAGATTCCGCAGGCTTTTCTTTCCCAACATCAGCCTTCACCGGTTCAGCAGCCATCTTCTCCACAGGCTTCGCGGGTGCCGTCGCGACAAACTCCGGCACAGCGCTGTCTTCGTCGTGCGATTCATCTGAAGATTTGTCGCGCGATCCACCTGAAGATTTGCCCGCAAATTCATCATCGTCCAGCGACTCGTCTGAATCGTGGCCCTTCCCCTTGCGGAACTTTTCCCATGTGTAGAAGTTCTTCTTGTATATGAAGAATTTCGCACCGCCGCCATTCTCGTCCGCACCGAAGTCTATCCGGAACCGAATCGGGAAAAACAGCACAACCAGCGCAACAGCGCAGGCGAAAATCAGCAAGCCAAGAAGAACACCGCCCATTACTTTTCGGCTTCGTCAGCCTTCTTGCTGATAATGTCGATGAGTTCGGCGAAACTCTTGGTCTTGAGGATCTGGCCGAACTGTTCCTTGTAGTTGCGTGCGGTCGAAAGGTCGTCGATCACCAGGTCCCACGCCTTCCAGTTGCCGTTCACGAGGCTCATCTTGTACTCGAGCACAGATTCCTTGCCCTTGTTCCAAAGGTGAGCCACCACGCGGGCTTCGTCCGTACCCTTCATCTTCGCGGGCTCGTAGATGGTGGAATCGGCGCGGTAGAGTTCAAGCCTCTTCGCGCTGGAATTGCGGACCATGCGCTGGAACTCCGCAACAAACTTTTCCTGCGAGGCGGCATCCTGCTTGTCCCAGTCGCCCTTCGCAAGCGACTTCTTCGCCAGGAGCGCAAAATCGAACGAGTCGTTCAGCAGCGACTTCACGCGTTCAATCTCCTTCGCGTTGCGGCTCGACTTCTTGAGCAGGGTCTGCAGTTCAGCATCCTTCTTCTTCACCGCAGCGACAGGGTCT harbors:
- a CDS encoding phospholipid-binding protein MlaC; this translates as MIRKMLALLTVFAVMAFAAEDPVAAVKKKDAELQTLLKKSSRNAKEIERVKSLLNDSFDFALLAKKSLAKGDWDKQDAASQEKFVAEFQRMVRNSSAKRLELYRADSTIYEPAKMKGTDEARVVAHLWNKGKESVLEYKMSLVNGNWKAWDLVIDDLSTARNYKEQFGQILKTKSFAELIDIISKKADEAEK